In Priestia megaterium NBRC 15308 = ATCC 14581, the following proteins share a genomic window:
- a CDS encoding TetR/AcrR family transcriptional regulator, giving the protein MNKKKLQSEQTKRKVADAAKALFSQKGYKATSIEEIVEATGSSKGNIYYHFKSKEGLFLYLIDEWDLEWERNWKERESLYKTTRDKLFGIAEQIILDDLNHPLTKAADEFFNNEEKGSDIEERIDEMVKRHVEFNRELLQKGIDEGEFSPKNAEQLAVILEGLFVGMSRMSRKMNTENALQLYHSAIDVFLNGIIARSS; this is encoded by the coding sequence TTGAATAAAAAAAAGCTTCAAAGTGAACAAACCAAAAGAAAAGTGGCAGATGCCGCTAAAGCATTGTTTTCTCAAAAAGGTTATAAAGCTACATCTATTGAGGAAATTGTAGAAGCTACGGGAAGCAGTAAAGGGAATATTTATTATCACTTTAAAAGTAAAGAAGGGCTTTTTCTCTATTTAATAGACGAATGGGATCTCGAGTGGGAACGAAACTGGAAAGAAAGAGAGTCTCTTTACAAAACAACAAGAGATAAGCTTTTTGGAATTGCGGAGCAAATCATTTTAGATGATTTGAATCATCCTCTTACGAAAGCCGCCGATGAGTTTTTTAACAACGAGGAAAAGGGCAGCGACATCGAAGAGCGAATTGATGAGATGGTGAAACGACACGTGGAGTTTAACCGGGAACTTTTGCAAAAAGGCATTGATGAAGGAGAGTTTTCTCCTAAAAATGCAGAACAGCTTGCAGTGATTTTAGAAGGGCTGTTTGTTGGAATGAGCCGCATGTCTCGAAAAATGAACACGGAAAATGCCCTGCAGCTTTATCATTCAGCAATCGATGTATTTTTAAACGGAATTATAGCAAGGTCTTCTTAA
- a CDS encoding GNAT family N-acetyltransferase produces MIKIKRDHLTNNEVIELVSSHLQGMNLHSPPESIHALNIESLKHRDTTFWSVWEDSQLAGCGAIKELDEHHGEIKSMRTAAAHLRKGIARKLLQYIINEAQKRGYRRLSLETGSASAFEPARKLYASFGFYECEPFSTYKEDPYSVFMTKKLND; encoded by the coding sequence ATGATTAAAATAAAAAGAGACCACTTAACGAACAATGAAGTTATTGAACTAGTAAGTTCTCACCTTCAAGGAATGAACTTACATTCACCCCCTGAAAGTATTCATGCTCTAAATATTGAAAGCTTAAAACACCGTGATACTACGTTTTGGAGCGTGTGGGAAGACAGCCAGCTAGCAGGATGCGGGGCTATAAAAGAGTTAGATGAGCACCACGGAGAAATTAAATCGATGCGAACAGCCGCGGCTCATTTGCGAAAAGGAATTGCTAGGAAGCTGCTGCAATACATAATAAATGAAGCACAAAAACGAGGGTACCGACGCTTAAGCTTAGAAACAGGATCCGCGTCTGCTTTTGAACCGGCTAGAAAGCTGTACGCCAGTTTTGGATTTTACGAGTGCGAACCGTTTTCTACTTACAAAGAAGATCCATACAGTGTATTTATGACAAAGAAATTGAATGATTAA
- a CDS encoding MFS transporter, with protein sequence MSLLLRNRAAILLLMLNIFIIFTGIGLVIPIMPTYMTELHINGSVMGLLVAVFSLTQFLFSPLAGRLSDSLGRKKIIVAGMIVFALSEWFFGSVSTPLLLFVSRMLGGVGAALIMPAVMAYTADVTSAKERAKGMGYVTAAITTGFIIGPGIGGFLAEYGMRVPFYMAAVAGGLAAVITLFVLPESRPVQNHAVSNNENPKEDRLLLQLMNSYKEPYFLSLIIVFVTSFGLSNYETIFSLFVDHKFSFTPKDIAFVITFGSIAGAVVQVTIFGWILNKFGEKRVISFCLMMTGLFILLTLFVHTYWLIIVVTFIVFLATDILRPAISTQMSMMAQDDQGYVAGLNSAYTSLGNIIGPVVAGFLFDININYPYVSAALVLLLCFLLSLRTGKDRKTAVRNQAVQEK encoded by the coding sequence ATGTCATTATTGTTAAGAAATCGAGCGGCGATTTTGCTGCTCATGCTAAACATTTTTATTATTTTTACAGGAATCGGTCTCGTTATTCCAATTATGCCAACATATATGACGGAGCTTCATATCAACGGCAGCGTGATGGGGCTTTTAGTAGCGGTGTTTTCACTAACTCAATTTCTGTTTTCACCTTTAGCGGGCCGGTTATCAGATTCGTTAGGGAGAAAGAAAATTATTGTAGCGGGAATGATTGTTTTTGCTTTGTCTGAATGGTTCTTTGGTTCAGTGAGTACACCTCTTTTATTATTTGTATCGAGAATGTTAGGCGGGGTCGGGGCCGCGCTTATTATGCCTGCTGTTATGGCCTATACAGCGGACGTCACGTCTGCTAAAGAACGCGCTAAAGGAATGGGCTATGTGACGGCGGCGATTACAACAGGATTTATTATTGGGCCCGGTATTGGAGGCTTTTTAGCTGAATACGGCATGCGTGTACCATTTTATATGGCCGCAGTAGCAGGAGGCTTGGCTGCAGTGATTACGCTTTTTGTTTTGCCAGAGTCTCGTCCTGTACAAAATCATGCTGTTTCAAACAATGAGAATCCAAAAGAAGATCGGCTGCTACTGCAGCTTATGAATTCCTATAAAGAACCTTATTTTCTAAGTTTAATTATTGTTTTTGTGACATCGTTTGGATTATCCAATTATGAAACGATTTTTTCACTATTTGTTGATCATAAATTTAGCTTTACGCCAAAAGATATTGCGTTTGTTATTACGTTTGGCTCTATTGCGGGGGCTGTAGTGCAGGTTACGATTTTTGGCTGGATTTTAAATAAGTTTGGTGAAAAAAGAGTGATTTCGTTTTGCTTGATGATGACGGGACTTTTTATTTTACTTACGCTGTTTGTGCACACGTACTGGCTTATTATTGTTGTGACATTCATCGTCTTTTTAGCAACAGATATTTTACGTCCGGCAATCAGCACGCAAATGTCGATGATGGCACAAGACGACCAAGGGTATGTAGCCGGACTAAATTCTGCTTATACAAGTCTTGGGAATATTATTGGACCAGTTGTAGCAGGCTTTCTCTTTGATATAAACATTAATTATCCGTACGTATCAGCTGCACTTGTACTGCTGCTTTGTTTTCTTTTATCTTTAAGAACAGGGAAGGACAGAAAAACAGCTGTGAGAAATCAAGCGGTTCAAGAGAAATAA
- a CDS encoding anti-sigma factor produces the protein MSCQDMKHQWEKYKNGTLTDKEAEALEEHTENCEACSAHLEHLLTEDEPLPPTSSATSLSDDTMLDNKKVKKSIYIAKWKQRLSNVTTVIGSVVLLWIIGSFLSIVYYHQSKTEYINSVNQAAIESAFPNVHIRETTSDTQSFFRMQSQMEAYKQIGREEQAIGTFTFHQLFDKTSGVEKEFSGGKYDLNLSFVYPDPKKLKLHAKEYKQWTNETWKALENLPKGTVSEVAISFDDTYSLKEVQQKMNVIDSRDFSTSWYALNTGHEQKTSTKDEPLIDLTSTFGFPEFLDLPYDHKGNQTHSTSKSNVLNMMKLLADNEETVQKVRQLDHSDLLLKQRYSYVKKHGVGVYGVVITGPTKKLLKLKNDPSITYASLGDVELWNWFSRPSSGTLMNQ, from the coding sequence ATGAGCTGTCAAGATATGAAGCATCAATGGGAAAAATATAAAAACGGCACTTTGACAGACAAAGAAGCAGAAGCACTTGAAGAACATACGGAAAATTGCGAAGCATGCTCAGCTCATTTGGAGCACTTGCTAACCGAAGATGAACCGTTACCGCCAACTTCATCAGCTACTTCACTAAGTGACGATACGATGTTGGATAATAAAAAAGTTAAAAAGTCCATTTATATCGCCAAATGGAAGCAGCGCCTTTCAAATGTGACAACTGTCATTGGCTCTGTCGTTCTGCTATGGATAATCGGCAGCTTTTTATCTATTGTATATTATCATCAATCAAAAACCGAATACATAAACAGCGTGAATCAAGCGGCTATCGAATCTGCTTTTCCGAACGTTCATATACGTGAAACCACTTCTGATACACAGTCCTTTTTCCGCATGCAGTCGCAAATGGAAGCTTATAAGCAAATTGGACGTGAAGAGCAGGCCATTGGGACGTTTACATTTCATCAGCTGTTTGATAAAACAAGCGGTGTAGAAAAAGAATTCTCCGGCGGCAAATACGACCTTAACCTTTCTTTTGTCTATCCTGATCCCAAAAAACTAAAGCTACATGCAAAAGAGTATAAGCAATGGACAAACGAAACATGGAAAGCGTTAGAAAATCTACCAAAAGGAACGGTGAGCGAAGTGGCTATTTCTTTTGATGATACGTATTCGCTAAAAGAAGTTCAGCAAAAAATGAACGTCATCGACAGCCGTGATTTTTCTACCTCTTGGTACGCGCTTAATACAGGGCACGAACAAAAAACAAGCACAAAAGATGAGCCATTAATTGACTTAACATCAACCTTTGGCTTTCCAGAGTTTTTAGACTTACCTTACGATCACAAAGGAAATCAAACCCACTCTACTAGCAAGTCGAACGTTTTAAATATGATGAAACTATTAGCCGATAATGAAGAAACGGTCCAAAAAGTTCGTCAGCTAGACCATTCTGATCTGTTGCTAAAGCAGCGATATTCTTATGTAAAAAAACATGGCGTCGGCGTGTACGGCGTTGTGATTACAGGGCCTACAAAAAAGCTTCTGAAATTAAAAAATGATCCGTCGATCACATATGCGTCACTTGGAGATGTAGAACTATGGAATTGGTTCAGTCGTCCCTCATCAGGTACCTTAATGAATCAGTAG
- a CDS encoding pyridoxamine 5'-phosphate oxidase family protein codes for MNEQKIAKKVNEVLEGNRVGTLATVVNNKPHSRYMTFFSDEDGIALYTPTNINTHKAEEIEANPNVHVLLGYSGEGYGDQYLELSGTAVLRTGDQLKGRIWNDHMKEWFDGPNDPEYVVLEITPNEIRFMNEGEETPQTVQL; via the coding sequence ATGAATGAACAAAAAATTGCTAAAAAAGTAAACGAAGTATTAGAAGGAAATCGTGTAGGAACATTAGCCACAGTTGTAAACAACAAACCCCACTCTCGCTATATGACATTCTTTAGCGATGAAGATGGTATCGCTCTTTACACACCAACAAATATCAATACACATAAGGCAGAAGAAATCGAAGCCAATCCGAACGTGCACGTACTATTGGGCTACAGCGGCGAAGGATATGGCGATCAATACTTAGAATTATCTGGTACAGCTGTTCTTCGTACTGGTGATCAATTAAAAGGGCGTATATGGAACGATCACATGAAAGAATGGTTTGACGGTCCAAATGACCCTGAGTATGTTGTTCTTGAAATTACGCCGAACGAAATTCGCTTTATGAATGAAGGCGAAGAAACTCCCCAAACTGTTCAGCTATAA
- a CDS encoding helix-turn-helix transcriptional regulator, with the protein MNKQEVIKSVSDKIRLIRLERNYSQDRMAEVIGISKKTLVQIEKGRTEAGWTTTVAVCGLFGDSEILQSVLGDVPLEVVEIIAHNGVSSPKDKTLGGRVWWKEIQKEGSFRLQQNMISQHYRILDDQDYRWFSSFDKSEAVKRFEQLTNE; encoded by the coding sequence ATGAATAAACAAGAAGTAATTAAATCAGTATCGGATAAAATACGATTAATTCGTTTAGAAAGAAACTATTCACAAGACAGAATGGCTGAAGTCATTGGTATTTCCAAAAAAACATTGGTTCAAATTGAAAAAGGGCGCACGGAAGCAGGGTGGACGACCACTGTTGCAGTATGCGGTTTGTTTGGTGACAGTGAAATCCTTCAATCGGTTTTGGGAGACGTTCCTTTAGAAGTAGTAGAAATCATTGCTCATAACGGCGTATCTTCTCCAAAAGATAAAACGCTCGGAGGAAGAGTATGGTGGAAAGAAATTCAAAAAGAAGGCTCTTTTCGTCTGCAGCAAAATATGATTAGTCAGCACTATCGCATTTTAGATGACCAAGACTATCGATGGTTTAGTTCATTTGATAAAAGCGAAGCGGTGAAAAGGTTTGAACAATTAACGAATGAATAA
- a CDS encoding YkvS family protein, whose amino-acid sequence MMDVENTQGTEEQAPKVKAAKVGDTIQPKKGDYKGFKGIVMVVRDNSVIVDFGKDAETGESMKTVVNHKNYKIVKK is encoded by the coding sequence ATGATGGACGTAGAAAATACACAAGGTACAGAAGAACAAGCACCTAAAGTCAAAGCAGCTAAAGTTGGCGATACAATTCAGCCAAAAAAAGGCGACTATAAAGGATTTAAAGGAATTGTTATGGTAGTGCGAGACAATTCGGTTATCGTAGATTTTGGAAAAGATGCTGAAACGGGCGAATCCATGAAAACAGTCGTTAATCATAAAAACTATAAAATCGTAAAAAAGTAG
- a CDS encoding vWA domain-containing protein, whose product MRFIKFNDKNVDSFLYMELADLTKTLTKNDEIEVEYRVSSYYDPVHGIIYLSHFWDNRPEEDKVYGLKSDVFLRSIGSYKHSNFKEINAYLKKINKTSVPGLAKQLFMLFEDIRLEEVCKRERPGTKKAFAVRRQLYRKYFATQMSANLTKSVYTDALFNGIYLLLTAENPFEEIPSMSESINLAMPFIRRQLTNVYEAKTTKDVSRICLELLDVFDDIIEKDMLNTYFFLAELQYDQLEEGLTFEDLKRKDSLVNDDILEHEKDGDEDIHEEKMEMWHRETSEATQSFLQFDMDQGSKTDMLGDGVREGDDGDQAMGMVQGSSQKTSRNDYSQIEAMEQTHPEKDGEADYEYGKENKHAYAVFIDSKLPNDDHVVQYDENKKIIASYQKKLKQMIEKTLEHKKTLPRSELHFGRLNKKLLKLWTDDNPRLFYKKDEDSAQIDAVFSLLVDCSASMYDKMDETKLGITLFHEALKSVMVPHQIVGFWEDTNDATETSQPNYLQTVMDFQASLKRKSGPEIMQLEPEEDNRDGFAIRHMTRRLLQRSEQQKFLLVFSDGEPAAMGYEQNGIVDTHEAVLEARKHGIEVINVFLSNGEIDEGQKKTIQNMYGKYSILVPNIEELPDVLFPLLKKLLHKSI is encoded by the coding sequence ATGCGATTTATTAAATTTAACGACAAAAATGTAGATTCCTTTCTCTATATGGAGCTGGCAGATTTAACGAAAACATTAACAAAAAATGATGAAATTGAAGTAGAGTATCGCGTTTCTTCTTATTATGATCCTGTACACGGCATTATTTATCTCAGTCACTTTTGGGATAACCGTCCAGAAGAAGACAAAGTGTACGGCTTAAAAAGTGATGTATTTTTAAGAAGTATTGGAAGCTATAAGCATTCAAACTTCAAAGAAATTAATGCATATTTAAAGAAAATAAATAAAACCTCGGTACCTGGCTTAGCTAAGCAGCTGTTTATGCTGTTTGAAGATATTCGTTTAGAAGAAGTATGCAAACGCGAACGTCCTGGAACGAAAAAAGCCTTCGCCGTCAGAAGACAGCTCTACAGAAAATATTTTGCTACACAAATGAGCGCAAATTTAACAAAAAGCGTGTATACGGATGCACTTTTTAACGGCATCTACTTGCTATTGACGGCCGAAAATCCATTTGAAGAAATTCCTTCAATGAGTGAATCGATTAATTTAGCGATGCCTTTTATTCGCAGACAGCTAACAAATGTATATGAAGCTAAAACAACAAAAGATGTATCGCGCATCTGTCTTGAACTTTTAGATGTTTTTGATGATATTATTGAAAAAGATATGCTTAATACTTATTTCTTCTTGGCTGAACTCCAGTATGATCAGTTAGAAGAAGGGTTAACATTTGAAGATTTAAAGCGCAAAGATTCATTAGTGAACGATGATATTTTAGAACATGAAAAAGACGGAGATGAAGACATTCACGAAGAGAAAATGGAAATGTGGCATCGAGAGACAAGCGAAGCGACGCAAAGTTTTCTACAGTTTGATATGGATCAAGGCTCAAAAACAGACATGCTAGGCGATGGTGTTCGTGAAGGCGACGATGGAGATCAAGCAATGGGCATGGTGCAAGGGTCTTCTCAAAAAACATCGCGGAACGATTATTCTCAAATCGAAGCCATGGAGCAAACGCATCCGGAAAAAGATGGGGAAGCGGATTATGAGTATGGGAAAGAAAATAAGCATGCCTATGCTGTTTTTATAGATTCTAAACTTCCGAACGACGATCACGTTGTTCAGTATGATGAGAATAAAAAAATTATTGCATCGTATCAAAAAAAATTAAAGCAAATGATTGAAAAAACGCTTGAACATAAAAAAACGCTTCCTAGAAGCGAGCTGCACTTTGGCCGATTAAATAAAAAGCTTCTAAAACTATGGACAGACGACAATCCTCGTTTGTTTTATAAAAAAGATGAAGATTCTGCGCAAATTGATGCTGTCTTTTCTCTTTTAGTTGATTGTTCCGCATCAATGTACGACAAAATGGATGAAACGAAGCTTGGGATTACGCTATTTCATGAAGCGTTAAAGTCTGTTATGGTGCCTCATCAAATTGTAGGATTTTGGGAAGATACAAATGATGCCACCGAAACGAGCCAGCCTAACTACCTGCAGACAGTTATGGACTTTCAAGCATCGTTAAAGCGTAAAAGCGGTCCTGAAATTATGCAGCTTGAGCCTGAAGAAGACAACCGTGATGGATTTGCCATTCGCCATATGACACGCCGCTTGCTTCAGCGTTCTGAACAGCAGAAGTTTTTACTTGTGTTTTCAGACGGTGAACCAGCCGCTATGGGATATGAACAAAATGGTATTGTAGATACGCACGAAGCGGTATTAGAAGCACGCAAGCACGGAATTGAAGTCATCAACGTCTTTTTATCCAACGGGGAAATTGATGAAGGACAAAAGAAAACCATTCAAAATATGTACGGGAAATATAGTATTCTAGTACCAAACATCGAAGAACTTCCCGATGTGCTATTTCCTTTACTCAAGAAATTACTTCATAAAAGCATTTAA
- the thiE gene encoding thiamine phosphate synthase: protein MTNEEIKKLLQVYFIMGSNNCTKDPKEVLKEAIEGGVTVFQFREKGEGALTGEAKYQLAKELQQICQQHSVPFVVNDDLDLAIRLQADGVHIGQEDEKAHIVREKIGKGIVGVSVHNVQELQQAIKDGADYVGMGPVFPTSTKKDAKAVQGTKLIEEVRNQNIDFPIVGIGGITPENAKQVVEAGADGVSIITAISLAASPKEKAAQLKEAVGK, encoded by the coding sequence ATGACAAACGAAGAAATCAAAAAGCTGCTGCAAGTTTATTTTATAATGGGCAGCAATAACTGTACAAAAGATCCGAAAGAAGTGTTGAAAGAAGCAATTGAAGGCGGAGTTACCGTGTTTCAATTTCGTGAAAAAGGCGAGGGTGCCCTAACAGGAGAAGCGAAGTATCAGCTTGCGAAGGAACTTCAGCAAATTTGTCAGCAGCACAGCGTTCCTTTTGTTGTGAATGATGATCTTGACTTAGCCATCCGCTTACAAGCAGATGGCGTTCATATTGGACAGGAAGATGAAAAAGCTCATATTGTTCGAGAGAAAATAGGAAAAGGAATTGTAGGCGTCTCTGTTCATAATGTACAAGAGCTGCAGCAAGCGATAAAAGACGGGGCAGATTATGTAGGAATGGGACCTGTTTTTCCTACTTCTACAAAAAAAGACGCAAAAGCAGTGCAAGGTACAAAGTTAATTGAAGAAGTGCGAAACCAGAATATTGACTTTCCAATTGTAGGAATCGGTGGCATCACGCCTGAAAATGCCAAACAAGTAGTAGAGGCAGGTGCAGATGGCGTTTCTATTATTACCGCGATTAGCTTAGCAGCGTCTCCAAAAGAAAAAGCAGCTCAATTGAAAGAAGCGGTAGGAAAATAA
- a CDS encoding AAA family ATPase, which produces MQKERIFVMSIQLSQLSLPQEVLSLLANRKYGNLSDADQLLIGKGGYTAEEADILEDAIIALSLGKNVLLKGPTGSGKTKLAETLSHLFSQPMHSVNCSVDLDAEALLGFKTIAEQEGKTGIEFVEGPVIQAMKKGHLLYIDEINMAKPETLPILNGVLDYRKMITNPFTGDVVRGQQTFGVVAAINEGYVGTVPLNEALKNRFVVIEVPYIQGGSLKQVLMSQSQLKDEKLIDKFVTLSADLITQVQSGHVSEEAASIRALIDTCDLALYMPPLRAIRRGIIEKLEDEREKAAIQNIAETLFE; this is translated from the coding sequence ATGCAGAAAGAAAGGATTTTTGTTATGTCAATTCAACTATCACAATTATCATTACCACAAGAGGTTCTTTCGCTTTTAGCGAATCGTAAATATGGAAACTTGTCCGATGCTGATCAGCTATTAATTGGAAAAGGCGGCTATACAGCAGAAGAAGCAGATATTTTAGAAGATGCCATTATTGCCTTGTCACTAGGGAAAAACGTACTTTTAAAAGGACCAACAGGTTCAGGTAAAACAAAGCTTGCTGAAACGCTGTCGCATTTATTTTCTCAGCCGATGCATAGCGTTAACTGCTCGGTTGACTTAGATGCAGAAGCGCTGCTTGGTTTTAAAACAATTGCGGAACAAGAAGGGAAAACAGGTATTGAGTTTGTGGAAGGACCTGTTATTCAGGCAATGAAAAAAGGCCATTTACTATATATTGATGAAATTAACATGGCTAAACCTGAAACACTTCCTATTTTAAACGGGGTTCTTGATTACCGAAAAATGATTACGAACCCATTCACTGGAGATGTAGTACGCGGTCAGCAAACGTTCGGCGTAGTAGCGGCTATTAATGAGGGGTATGTTGGTACTGTTCCATTAAACGAAGCGTTAAAAAATCGTTTTGTTGTTATTGAAGTGCCGTATATTCAAGGAGGCAGCTTAAAGCAAGTTCTGATGTCTCAGTCTCAGTTAAAAGACGAAAAATTAATTGATAAATTTGTCACGCTCTCTGCGGATTTAATTACTCAAGTTCAAAGCGGCCATGTATCAGAAGAAGCTGCGTCTATTCGTGCGCTTATCGATACGTGTGATTTAGCTCTTTATATGCCGCCTCTTCGCGCGATTAGACGCGGTATTATTGAAAAGCTAGAAGATGAAAGGGAAAAAGCCGCCATTCAAAATATTGCTGAAACATTATTTGAGTAA
- a CDS encoding RNA polymerase sigma factor has product MAQQHNFEHIYKQHMHDLLRYLLSLTRRKESAEDLMQETFYRALLHLETYKGEEVKPWLFKIAYHAFIDWYRKEKKRPTVEIEEWHFTPQPSAEEQVMIQSEIDGWLSDVSALPPAKQNIVLLRDYHGFTYEEIAEMTGYTLSKVKMDLYRGRQQLKKRKEEDG; this is encoded by the coding sequence ATGGCACAACAGCATAACTTTGAACACATTTATAAACAGCACATGCATGATTTGCTGCGCTATCTTCTCTCTCTTACTCGCAGAAAAGAATCAGCGGAAGATTTAATGCAGGAGACCTTTTACCGGGCACTTTTACACTTAGAAACATATAAAGGCGAGGAAGTGAAGCCTTGGCTGTTCAAAATTGCTTATCACGCCTTTATTGACTGGTATCGAAAAGAAAAAAAACGCCCTACTGTCGAAATAGAAGAATGGCACTTTACTCCTCAGCCAAGTGCTGAAGAACAAGTGATGATTCAAAGTGAAATCGACGGCTGGCTTTCTGATGTATCTGCTTTGCCTCCAGCTAAGCAGAATATTGTACTGTTACGAGATTATCACGGCTTCACATATGAAGAGATTGCAGAAATGACTGGCTATACTCTGTCAAAAGTGAAAATGGACTTGTATCGTGGTCGTCAACAATTGAAAAAAAGAAAGGAAGAGGACGGATGA
- the thiM gene encoding hydroxyethylthiazole kinase produces MDISKISAQLEKVRDTSPLVHNITNVVVTNFTANGLLALGASPVMAYAKEEVADMARIAGALVLNMGTLTAQEVEAMRIAGKSANENGVPVIFDPVGAGATPFRTEVARQLVEELNIAVIRGNAAEVANVVGESWLIKGVDSLEGQGDVIELAEKAANKLDTVIVITGKQDVITDGNTTYTVDNGHPLFTKVTGTGCLLTSIIGAFAAVEKEYVEASVAALSFYGVAGQIAAAKKGEEGPGSFQIELLNQLHLLSGQDIESYARVHQR; encoded by the coding sequence ATGGATATTAGTAAAATTTCAGCTCAATTAGAAAAAGTAAGAGATACAAGTCCGCTTGTTCATAATATTACGAATGTTGTGGTAACCAATTTTACAGCAAATGGCCTGCTTGCACTAGGAGCTTCACCTGTTATGGCTTATGCGAAGGAAGAAGTGGCTGACATGGCACGAATCGCCGGAGCGCTTGTCTTAAATATGGGTACACTGACGGCTCAAGAAGTAGAAGCGATGAGAATAGCAGGAAAATCTGCAAATGAAAATGGCGTGCCGGTTATTTTCGATCCTGTAGGAGCCGGAGCGACACCGTTTCGTACAGAAGTAGCACGTCAGCTTGTAGAAGAATTAAATATTGCAGTTATTCGTGGTAACGCTGCTGAAGTTGCGAATGTAGTAGGCGAGTCATGGCTCATTAAAGGCGTTGATTCATTAGAAGGGCAAGGAGACGTCATTGAACTTGCTGAGAAAGCAGCGAACAAATTAGATACAGTGATTGTTATCACGGGTAAACAAGATGTAATCACAGATGGAAACACAACGTATACAGTAGACAACGGTCACCCGTTATTTACGAAAGTGACGGGGACTGGGTGTCTGCTGACATCAATTATAGGAGCTTTCGCTGCTGTAGAAAAAGAATATGTCGAGGCAAGCGTTGCGGCTTTAAGTTTTTACGGAGTGGCAGGTCAAATCGCCGCAGCGAAAAAAGGTGAAGAAGGACCGGGAAGCTTTCAAATTGAGCTGTTAAATCAGCTTCATCTTTTATCAGGGCAGGATATTGAATCATATGCAAGAGTACATCAACGTTAA
- a CDS encoding EamA family transporter codes for MEGVQTSSRRAWGLLLVIIGATMWGVSGTVAQYLFQHKSFNAEWLVVVRMLVSGLLLLAIASKQRNIFAIWKTKEERTSLLLFGVIGMLGVQYTYFAAIEAGNAATATVLQYTSPIFIIGYLALQARKWPVKVEMISVVLVITGTFFLATSGNFNELSITGWALFWGIGAAVTSAFYTLQPKRLLAKWSSIEVVGWGMVIGGASFSFIHPPWHIAGEWSLLSLCAVLFVIIFGTLIAFYCYLESLKHISASEAIVLASAEPLSAAALSVLWLHVTFGWTEWLGTILIIATVFLLSQRKPEVTS; via the coding sequence GTGGAAGGAGTTCAAACGTCATCTAGAAGAGCATGGGGGCTGCTGCTTGTAATCATTGGTGCCACAATGTGGGGAGTATCTGGCACGGTGGCTCAATATTTATTTCAGCATAAAAGTTTTAACGCAGAGTGGCTGGTCGTCGTTCGTATGTTAGTATCCGGATTGCTGCTTTTGGCAATAGCCTCTAAGCAGCGCAATATTTTTGCAATTTGGAAAACAAAAGAAGAGAGGACTTCGCTGCTTTTGTTTGGTGTAATCGGTATGCTCGGCGTGCAGTATACGTATTTTGCAGCTATTGAAGCAGGAAACGCTGCTACAGCTACAGTGCTTCAATATACGTCGCCAATATTTATTATTGGCTATTTAGCCCTGCAAGCAAGAAAGTGGCCGGTGAAAGTAGAAATGATTTCTGTTGTGCTCGTCATAACAGGGACCTTTTTTCTTGCAACAAGCGGGAATTTTAACGAGCTGTCTATTACAGGGTGGGCGTTGTTTTGGGGAATTGGGGCAGCTGTGACGTCTGCTTTTTATACGCTTCAGCCTAAGCGTCTTCTTGCGAAATGGAGCTCAATTGAAGTAGTAGGCTGGGGAATGGTGATAGGCGGCGCAAGTTTTTCATTTATTCACCCGCCGTGGCATATAGCAGGTGAGTGGTCGCTATTGTCGCTGTGTGCGGTGTTATTTGTAATCATCTTCGGAACGCTCATTGCATTTTATTGCTATTTGGAAAGCTTGAAGCATATTAGCGCTTCTGAAGCCATTGTTCTTGCGTCAGCGGAACCTTTATCAGCAGCGGCGCTCTCTGTTCTATGGCTTCATGTGACCTTTGGATGGACGGAGTGGTTAGGTACGATTCTTATTATCGCTACGGTATTTTTACTTTCTCAGCGAAAGCCAGAGGTGACATCATAA